The Mercenaria mercenaria strain notata unplaced genomic scaffold, MADL_Memer_1 contig_3722, whole genome shotgun sequence genome includes a region encoding these proteins:
- the LOC128553342 gene encoding serine-rich adhesin for platelets-like, translating to MPEVAAAVSTVEEAADSMAVEAVSIVAVTSKAVPVGSLNERMHSRITSKNITSSSSTHCSSASNNRSISRSKSSSSSERRTSRRKGSSCSKGNASSSISGGISASKSSSNSRSSSKCNISSSSTSNRGSISTSSSRRSTSSSSSSSSSISSSSTNRSKSSRSKVLAVVAVSTVAVPAIIEVSAEAKAAVAAKGEQAEGEAAVAAKAIPVVAIAAGSVPSIAVVTAEAAANAISAIAEPAIGVQSVLVVAHEVLAVAVAVSSSSIRSRSTNRSKSSRSKVLAVVAVPTVAVPAIIEEVSAEAKAAVAAKGEQAEGEAAVAAKAIPVVALAVVAVPTVAVPAIIEEVSAEAKAAKGEQAEGEAAVAAKAIPVVALAVGSVPAIAVVTTEAAANAISAIAVPAIGVQSVLVVADEVLAVAVAVSSSSIRSRSTNRSKSSRSIPAEAEPIKAVETVAAEAVLVAAQALPLPAAAWSLETVPTVAVRFSSRSCTRGCNRSLRIATQTLAVEVVPVVSSRSSLTVPAIIEVSAEAKAAVAAKGEQAEGEAAVAAKAIPVIVLAAGSVPAIAVVTAEAAANAISAIAVPAIGVQSVLVVADEVLAVAVAVSSSSNKK from the exons ATGCcagaagtagcagcagcagtatcaACAGTAGAAGAAGCAGCAGACTCAATGGCAGTAGAAGCAGTATCAATAGTAGCAGTAACATCAAAGGCGGTACCAGTGGGCAGTTTAAATGAGAGAATGCA CAGTAGAATTACCAGCAAAAACATTACCAGTAGTAGCAGTACCCACTGTAGCAGTGCCAGCAATAATAGAAGtatcagcagaagcaaaagcagcagtagcagcgaAAGGAGAACAAGCAGAAGGAAAGGCAGCAGTTGCAGCAAAGGCAATGCCAGTAGTAGCATTAGCGGCGGGATCAGTGCCAGCAAAAGCAGTAGTAACAGTAGGAGCAGCAGCAAATGCAATAtcagcagtagcagtaccagcAATAGGGGTTCAATCAGTACTAGTAGTAGCAGACGAAGtactagcagtagcagtagcagtagcagcagtataaGCAGTAGCAGTACAAACAGAAGCaaaagcagcagaagca AAGtattagcagtagtagcagtatcaACAGTAGCAGTACCAGCAATAATAGAAGtatcagcagaagcaaaagcagcagtagcagcaaaaGGAGAACAAGCAGAAGGAGAAGCAGCAGTTGCAGCAAAGGCAATACCAGTAGTAGCAATAGCGGCGGGATCAGTACCATCAATAGCAGTAGTAACAGCAGAAGCAGCAGCAAATGCAATATCAGCAATAGCAGAACCAGCAATAGGGGTACAATCAGTACTAGTAGTAGCACACGAAGtactagcagtagcagtagcagtgagtAGCAGCAGTATAAGAAGTAGAAGTACAAATAGAAGCaaaagcagcagaagca AAGtattagcagtagtagcagtaccaACAGTAGCAGTACCAGCAATAATAGAAGAAGtatcagcagaagcaaaagcagcagtagcagcaaaaGGAGAACAAGCAGAAGGAGAAGCAGCAGTTGCAGCAAAGGCAATACCAGTAGTAGCATTAGCGGTAGTAGCAGTACCAACAGTAGCAGTACCAGCAATAATAGAAGAAGtatcagcagaagcaaaagcagcAAAAGGAGAACAAGCAGAAGGAGAAGCAGCAGTTGCAGCAAAGGCAATACCAGTAGTAGCATTAGCGGTGGGATCAGTACCAGCAATAGCAGTAGTAACAACAGAAGCAGCAGCAAATGCAATATCAGCAATAGCAGTACCAGCAATAGGGGTACAATCAGTACTAGTAGTAGCAGACGAAGtactagcagtagcagtagcagtgagtAGCAGCAGTATAAGAAGTAGAAGTACAAATAGAAGCaaaagcagcagaagca TACCAGCAGAAGCAGAACCTATAAAAGCAGTAGaaacagtagcagcagaagcagtactAGTAGCAGCACAAGCATTACCACTACCAGCGGCAGCATGGAGCTTAGAAACGGTACCAACAGTAGCAGTGAGATTTAGCAGCAGAAGCTGTACCAGAGGTTGTAATAGAAGCTTACGAATTGCAACACAAACATTAGCAGTAGAAGTAGTACCAGTTGTATCATCGAGAAGTAGCT TAACAGTACCAGCAATAATAGAAGtatcagcagaagcaaaagcagcagtagcagcaaaaGGAGAACAAGCAGAAGGCGAAGCAGCAGTTGCAGCAAAGGCAATACCAGTAATAGTATTAGCGGCGGGATCGGTACCAGCAATAGCAGTAGTAACAGCAGAAGCAGCAGCAAATGCAATATCAGCAATAGCAGTACCAGCAATAGGGGTACAATCAGTACTAGTAGTAGCAGACGAAGtactagcagtagcagtagcagtgagtAGCAGCAGTAATAAGAAGTAG